A stretch of Gorilla gorilla gorilla isolate KB3781 chromosome 9, NHGRI_mGorGor1-v2.1_pri, whole genome shotgun sequence DNA encodes these proteins:
- the DEFB108B gene encoding LOW QUALITY PROTEIN: beta-defensin 108B (The sequence of the model RefSeq protein was modified relative to this genomic sequence to represent the inferred CDS: substituted 1 base at 1 genomic stop codon): MRIAVLLFAIFFFMSQVLPARGKFKEICERPNGSCRDFCLETEIHVGRCLNSXPCCLPLGHQPRIESTTPKKD; encoded by the exons aTGAGGATTGCTGTCCTCCTCTTcgccattttcttctttatgagcCAAGTTCTACCAG CCAGGGGCAAATTCAAGGAGATCTGTGAACGTCCAAATGGCTCCTGTCGGGACTTTTGCCTTGAAACAGAAATCCATGTTGGGAGATGTTTAAATAGCTGACCCTGCTGCCTGCCTCTGGGGCATCAACCAAGAATTGAGAGCACTACACCCAAAAAGGACTGA
- the ZNF705EP gene encoding LOW QUALITY PROTEIN: zinc finger protein 705A (The sequence of the model RefSeq protein was modified relative to this genomic sequence to represent the inferred CDS: deleted 1 base in 1 codon), producing the protein MHSLKKVTFEDVAIDFTQEEWAMMDTSKRKLYRDVMLENISHLVSLGYQISKSYIILQLEQGKELWQEGREFLQDQKPDRESALKKTHMISMHPITRKDVSTCMTMENSLILEDPFECNDSGEDCTHSSTITQCLLTHSGKKPYVSKRCGKSFRNPFSPKPHKQIHTKGKSYQCNLCEKAYTNCFHLRRHKMTHTGERPYACHLCRKAFTQCSHLRRHEKTHTGQRPYKCHPCGKAFIQSFNLQGHERTHLGKKCYQCDNSGKAFSQSSGFRGNKIIHTGEKPHACLLCGKAFSLSSNLR; encoded by the exons ATGCATTCACTA AAGAAAGTGACTTTTGAAGATGTAGCTATTGACTTCACCCAGGAAGAGTGGGCCATGATGGACACATCCAAGAGAAAGCTGTACAGAGATGTGATGCTGGAAAATATCAGTCACCTGGTGTCCCTCG GATACCAGATAAGCAAATCCTATATAATTTTGCAGCTGGAGCAAGGAAAAGAGCTGTGGCAGGAAGGAAGAGAATTTCTTCAAGACCAGAAACCAG aCAGGGAAAGTGCCCTTAAGAAAACACACATGATATCCATGCATCCTATCACCAGAAAAGATGTATCCACCTGTATGACAATG GAGAACTCTCTCATTCTGGAGGATCCTTTTGAATGTAATGATTCG GGGGAAGATtgcactcacagttccacaataACTCAGTGTTTGTTAACTCATAGTGGAAAGAAACCCTATGTCAGCAAACGGTGTGGAAAATCCTTTCGTAATCCTTTCTCCCCTAAACCACATAAACAAATTCATACTAAAGGTAAATCATATCAGTGTAATCTATGTGAAAAGGCCTATACTAATTGCTTTCACCTTAGACGGCACAAGatgactcacactggagagaggCCATATGCATGTCATCTATGTAGAAAAGCCTTCACTCAGTGTTCTCACCTTAGAAGACATGAGAAAACTCACACAGGACAGAGACCATATAAGTGTCATccatgtgggaaagcctttattCAATCCTTTAACCTTCAAGGACATGAGAGAACTCACCTTGGAAAAAAGTGTTATCAATGTGATAACAGTGGGAAAGCCTTTAGTCAAAGCTCTGGCTTtagaggaaacaaaataattcacactggagagaaaccacaTGCTTGCCTTCTATGTGGGAAGGCCTTCAGTCTGTCTTCCAACCTTAGATGA